The proteins below are encoded in one region of uncultured Eubacteriales bacterium:
- a CDS encoding hypothetical protein (Evidence 5 : No homology to any previously reported sequences), with amino-acid sequence MMGNNMLPAIFLPILYLPLADFISGLLK; translated from the coding sequence TTGATGGGGAACAATATGCTGCCAGCCATCTTCCTGCCGATTTTGTATCTCCCTCTGGCGGATTTTATCTCGGGCCTTTTGAAATAG
- a CDS encoding CDP-alcohol phosphatidyltransferase, producing the protein MKAIKNIPNCVTIIRIFAAVCLLLVKPFSALFFSFYLMCGISDVLDGYIARKLNASSKFGQVLDSVSDLIFICIVLSIFIPIANLPLWIIYWIVIIAVIRLISITFGFAKYHQLAFLHTYANKATGIILFFFPFLFSVFGKEITAIIICCVASISASEELLINLTSKTLHRDRVSIFSK; encoded by the coding sequence GTGAAAGCCATTAAAAATATCCCTAACTGCGTTACAATTATTAGAATATTCGCAGCTGTCTGCTTGTTGCTTGTAAAACCATTTTCGGCTCTGTTCTTTTCCTTTTATCTTATGTGTGGAATTAGCGACGTTTTAGATGGATATATTGCGAGAAAATTGAATGCTTCCAGCAAATTCGGGCAGGTATTAGATAGTGTATCTGATTTGATATTTATTTGTATTGTGCTGTCAATTTTTATACCAATTGCAAATCTTCCTTTGTGGATCATCTACTGGATAGTTATTATTGCTGTAATACGCTTAATTTCAATAACCTTTGGCTTTGCAAAGTATCATCAGCTTGCTTTTTTACATACCTATGCCAATAAAGCTACAGGTATAATCTTATTTTTCTTTCCTTTTCTATTTTCGGTTTTCGGAAAAGAAATAACAGCTATAATTATTTGTTGTGTAGCGAGTATTTCGGCATCTGAGGAATTGTTAATTAACTTGACTTCAAAGACATTACACAGAGATAGAGTTTCAATCTTCAGCAAATGA
- a CDS encoding Low molecular weight phosphotyrosine protein phosphatase translates to MKRILFVCHGNICRSPMAEFIMKDLVQRAELEDKFEIASAATSQEELGNPVYPFARRKLAEHGIGCSGKTARQLERGDYVRYDLLVGMDSANVRNMLRICGGDPDRKMSRLLDHTARGGDIADPWYTSDFEETWRDVEEGCRCLLERLQP, encoded by the coding sequence ATGAAAAGAATACTGTTTGTCTGCCATGGAAACATCTGCCGCAGTCCAATGGCAGAATTTATTATGAAAGACCTGGTGCAGAGGGCCGAGCTGGAGGACAAGTTTGAGATTGCCTCCGCTGCCACCAGCCAGGAGGAACTTGGAAATCCGGTCTACCCGTTCGCTCGGCGCAAGTTGGCCGAGCATGGAATCGGCTGCTCCGGCAAGACGGCCCGCCAGCTTGAGCGGGGCGACTACGTCCGCTACGATTTACTCGTTGGTATGGACTCTGCCAACGTCCGCAATATGCTCCGAATCTGCGGCGGCGACCCCGACCGCAAGATGTCCCGCCTGCTGGACCATACCGCCAGAGGAGGAGATATTGCGGACCCTTGGTATACCAGCGATTTTGAGGAGACCTGGAGGGACGTCGAGGAAGGCTGCCGCTGTCTGCTGGAGCGCCTGCAGCCGTGA
- a CDS encoding putative stage V sporulation protein B (Evidence 3 : Function proposed based on presence of conserved amino acid motif, structural feature or limited homology) yields MKWNRSSALYGTLVLTCTGIVSQLLGFVYRIFLSRLIGAEIMGLYQLIMPVYSVVMALTAVGLTVSVSNLSSRYHALGNRKAIYQVLRRCLVAFLVLFALVAAVTALLYDPISVYLLGDARTQMGLLLLLPCILLTGIENLHKHYFYGTGNVRPAALTELAEQFIRTGAVLGLLVAFLPQNPERTVGIIVIGMCCSEVFSAITQSALYRRHMGSPAGLTGAGETPRVLNKTILSIAAPIAATSLLGNLMASANAVLIPQRLVAAGMDVSAAMSAFGVICGMTVPMLYLPTAFIGALGLVLVPKLAESCALKQMDQARRRIHKSLLATSVLTMPAMALMVVLGPTIGVYLFKEPTVGAYIVPLSVGVLLSCYESVLGGALNGVGRQAAAARTSLLCGAVQLVCTYVLMGVPGVGLGGYVVGFVGSSALGVVLKWFQVRGATKVKLQLFQWGTAPALSALLMGLVVNLLFHYLLGSGMDGVVSCIACILFGAVLYLVALSTQGVRVGELFRLR; encoded by the coding sequence TTGAAATGGAACCGTTCGTCCGCGCTGTACGGCACACTGGTGCTGACCTGCACCGGCATCGTGTCCCAGCTATTGGGCTTTGTCTACCGCATTTTCCTCTCCCGGCTCATCGGAGCGGAGATCATGGGCCTGTACCAGCTCATCATGCCGGTTTACTCGGTGGTCATGGCCCTGACGGCAGTGGGACTCACCGTATCAGTCTCCAACCTCTCCTCCCGCTACCACGCGCTGGGGAATCGCAAGGCTATCTACCAGGTGCTGCGGCGGTGCCTTGTCGCCTTTCTGGTCCTCTTCGCCCTGGTGGCAGCCGTCACCGCCCTGCTGTACGACCCCATCTCTGTCTATCTCCTGGGGGACGCGCGGACCCAGATGGGTCTGCTGCTGCTGCTCCCCTGCATTTTGCTCACCGGTATTGAGAACCTGCACAAGCACTACTTTTACGGCACGGGCAACGTCCGCCCCGCCGCCCTCACCGAGCTTGCCGAGCAGTTCATCCGCACAGGGGCGGTGCTGGGGCTGCTGGTGGCCTTCCTGCCCCAGAACCCAGAGCGAACGGTGGGCATCATCGTAATCGGCATGTGCTGCTCGGAAGTCTTCTCCGCCATCACCCAGTCCGCGCTGTACCGCCGCCACATGGGCAGCCCCGCAGGGCTCACAGGGGCGGGGGAAACCCCCAGGGTGCTGAATAAGACCATCCTCTCCATTGCCGCCCCCATTGCGGCCACCTCGCTGCTGGGCAACCTGATGGCCTCGGCCAATGCGGTCCTCATCCCCCAGCGGCTGGTGGCAGCGGGGATGGACGTATCGGCGGCCATGAGCGCCTTTGGCGTCATCTGCGGAATGACGGTGCCCATGCTCTACCTGCCCACCGCCTTCATCGGCGCGCTGGGGCTGGTGCTGGTGCCCAAACTGGCAGAGAGCTGCGCCCTGAAACAGATGGACCAGGCCAGGCGGCGCATCCACAAGTCCCTCCTCGCCACCAGCGTACTCACCATGCCCGCAATGGCCCTGATGGTGGTGCTGGGGCCCACCATCGGCGTCTACCTCTTCAAGGAGCCCACCGTGGGGGCGTACATCGTGCCCCTCTCCGTAGGGGTGCTTCTCTCGTGCTACGAGTCGGTGCTGGGCGGCGCGCTAAACGGCGTGGGCAGGCAGGCCGCGGCGGCTCGCACCTCTCTCCTCTGCGGGGCGGTGCAGCTCGTTTGCACTTACGTGCTCATGGGCGTCCCCGGCGTTGGGCTGGGTGGGTATGTGGTCGGATTCGTGGGGAGCTCGGCTCTGGGGGTGGTCCTCAAGTGGTTCCAGGTGCGGGGGGCCACAAAGGTAAAGCTCCAGCTCTTTCAGTGGGGCACAGCCCCGGCGCTCTCGGCCCTCCTCATGGGGCTGGTGGTAAACCTGCTGTTCCACTATCTCCTGGGCAGCGGGATGGACGGGGTGGTCTCCTGTATCGCCTGCATCCTCTTCGGCGCAGTGCTCTATCTGGTTGCGCTCAGCACCCAGGGAGTGCGGGTCGGGGAGCTGTTCCGGCTGCGGTAA
- the paaF gene encoding enoyl-CoA hydratase-isomerase (Evidence 2a : Function of homologous gene experimentally demonstrated in an other organism; PubMedId : 10766858, 12846838, 9748275; Product type e : enzyme), which produces MGFVKLEQQGSVGILTIDRPEALNALNSQVLADLDATLDQIEANESIYVVILTGAGRSFVAGADIAEMKEFSSIDGKRFGVRGGSVFLKLENLSKPVIAAINGFALGGGCELAMSCDIRLASEKAKFGQPEVGLGITPGFGGTQRLPRIVGVSKAMELILTGKVIGASEAQTIGLVSYVYPPEELMDKALELANAICQNAQIAVCESKKCIRMGMQTDIATGSAFEAEAFGVTCGTADKNEGMGAFLEKRAEKHFQNK; this is translated from the coding sequence ATGGGATTCGTCAAACTGGAGCAGCAGGGCAGCGTGGGGATTCTCACCATTGACCGGCCCGAGGCGCTCAACGCGCTCAACAGCCAGGTCCTTGCAGACCTGGATGCGACCCTGGACCAGATCGAGGCCAATGAGAGCATCTACGTAGTGATTCTCACCGGAGCCGGCCGCTCCTTCGTGGCGGGGGCCGACATCGCCGAGATGAAGGAATTTTCCTCCATCGACGGCAAGCGGTTCGGCGTCCGGGGCGGCAGCGTCTTCCTCAAGCTCGAAAACCTCTCCAAGCCCGTCATCGCCGCCATCAACGGCTTTGCCCTGGGCGGCGGGTGCGAGCTGGCGATGAGCTGCGATATTCGCCTCGCCAGCGAGAAGGCCAAGTTCGGGCAGCCTGAGGTGGGCCTGGGCATCACCCCCGGTTTCGGCGGCACTCAGCGCCTGCCCCGCATCGTGGGCGTCAGCAAAGCCATGGAGCTCATCCTCACCGGCAAGGTGATTGGCGCGTCTGAGGCCCAGACCATCGGCCTCGTCTCCTACGTCTACCCCCCCGAGGAGCTGATGGATAAGGCCCTTGAGCTGGCGAACGCCATCTGCCAGAACGCTCAGATTGCCGTTTGCGAGTCCAAGAAGTGCATCCGCATGGGTATGCAAACCGATATCGCCACCGGCTCCGCCTTTGAGGCCGAGGCCTTCGGCGTCACCTGCGGCACCGCGGACAAAAACGAGGGCATGGGCGCTTTCCTGGAGAAGAGAGCGGAGAAGCACTTCCAGAACAAATAA
- a CDS encoding hypothetical protein (Evidence 5 : No homology to any previously reported sequences) — MESLERLNKLISYVEENLDGEIDNQTLSRIAACPLAVLQRLFVLMTGTTLIEYVRLRRLARAADDLRCGKEKVIDIAIKYGYDSSDTFGVAFKRRYGMTPTAARDANVILPDYDRISFTPSIKRIKGDVTMNQSSKILKTKWYQPHAGSDGNFHPLLDKYQGQNYAFNACMAMLMEYLGESKDYDYWFFSGVSGDCFTQVYGGDLTKWHQCLSHACFDEHLIKRVFDACGYDYTFVSPQSFSANREKYIQKVVSHIDRDLPVIVKGFNFPYSEKLIPVEEITCIVGYENGGQTLLCLPDTSATPKSFPLDTPYTLVFAEEKKKAPTLPEVYRQAIANIPLLNLASPRDGVSFGAHAFLDWAENIENGAYDDTLDDELDIWRDYGEYLCIIATNVFCPNFLNKAKELCPDIKELPAINAVIEKMHAHMNEFMGLEGGFGMDVRKLKDRELMRPVSEMIRRYARFYNELLAAFR, encoded by the coding sequence ATGGAATCGCTGGAAAGATTGAACAAGTTAATCTCGTATGTCGAGGAAAACCTTGACGGAGAGATAGACAACCAAACATTATCTCGTATAGCGGCGTGTCCGCTTGCCGTACTACAACGGCTATTCGTGTTGATGACAGGCACCACATTGATAGAATATGTGCGTTTAAGACGGCTCGCTCGCGCTGCGGACGATTTGCGCTGCGGCAAAGAGAAAGTGATTGATATAGCCATAAAATATGGCTATGATTCATCCGATACATTTGGCGTAGCGTTCAAACGAAGATACGGTATGACGCCGACGGCGGCGAGAGACGCAAACGTGATTCTTCCTGATTATGACCGCATCTCCTTTACCCCATCTATCAAACGAATTAAAGGAGATGTAACCATGAATCAATCAAGCAAAATTCTCAAGACCAAGTGGTATCAACCACACGCCGGTTCTGATGGAAACTTTCATCCACTGTTGGACAAGTATCAAGGGCAAAATTACGCATTCAACGCCTGTATGGCAATGCTTATGGAATACCTCGGCGAAAGCAAAGACTATGACTACTGGTTCTTCTCGGGCGTATCCGGCGACTGTTTCACACAAGTCTACGGTGGGGACCTGACCAAGTGGCATCAATGTCTGTCACATGCTTGTTTTGATGAACACCTGATAAAGCGGGTCTTCGATGCTTGTGGGTATGACTATACGTTCGTCAGTCCGCAATCGTTTTCCGCAAACAGAGAGAAATACATCCAAAAAGTTGTCAGCCATATCGACCGTGATTTGCCAGTCATCGTAAAAGGGTTCAATTTCCCATATAGTGAAAAATTAATTCCTGTTGAAGAAATTACCTGCATCGTAGGTTATGAAAATGGCGGGCAAACTTTGTTATGCTTACCGGATACTTCAGCTACCCCCAAGTCCTTCCCTTTGGATACTCCTTATACGCTTGTGTTTGCCGAAGAAAAAAAGAAAGCGCCAACGCTGCCGGAGGTATACCGTCAAGCGATTGCGAACATCCCATTACTTAACTTAGCTTCGCCTCGGGACGGCGTATCGTTTGGGGCACACGCATTTCTCGACTGGGCTGAAAACATTGAGAACGGGGCATATGACGATACCCTCGATGATGAGTTGGATATTTGGCGCGATTACGGCGAGTATCTGTGCATCATTGCAACAAATGTATTTTGTCCAAATTTCCTGAACAAGGCGAAAGAATTATGTCCTGATATAAAGGAACTGCCGGCAATCAACGCGGTCATAGAGAAAATGCACGCGCACATGAACGAGTTTATGGGTCTTGAAGGTGGATTTGGTATGGATGTGCGCAAACTTAAAGATCGCGAACTGATGCGGCCTGTCAGTGAGATGATTCGTAGATATGCTAGGTTTTACAACGAGTTGCTGGCCGCTTTTAGATGA
- a CDS encoding N-acetylmuramoyl-L-alanine amidase has product MVHEKLRGVGAVARRKKKGRRSLPRPLRLPAILAGIALVLLGVWLLVSRNSAPAPAAVAPDWVEQALLPINEYSRAGETLEAVNGIVIHNTGNPGTTAAQNRSYFAGLADSHETHASSNFIVGLKGEVLQVVPSDEVAYASSQRNYDTLSIEVCHADDTGEFGDATMESLVELVQWLVDYFKLDRDQVIRHYDVTGKECPLWYVQHPEDWETFLDRIDFSHENK; this is encoded by the coding sequence ATGGTACACGAAAAATTGCGGGGGGTGGGAGCGGTGGCACGCAGGAAGAAAAAGGGGCGGCGGAGTCTCCCCCGGCCCCTGCGGCTGCCCGCGATCCTGGCCGGCATCGCGTTGGTTCTGCTGGGCGTGTGGCTCCTTGTCTCCCGAAACAGCGCGCCCGCCCCGGCGGCTGTAGCCCCCGATTGGGTGGAGCAGGCTCTCCTTCCCATCAACGAATACTCCCGCGCCGGCGAAACGCTGGAGGCGGTGAACGGCATCGTCATCCACAACACGGGAAACCCCGGCACCACGGCGGCCCAGAACCGCAGCTACTTTGCCGGGCTCGCCGACAGCCACGAGACCCACGCCAGCAGCAACTTTATCGTGGGGCTAAAGGGTGAGGTTCTCCAGGTCGTTCCCTCGGACGAGGTGGCTTACGCCTCCAGCCAGCGCAATTATGACACCCTGTCCATCGAAGTCTGCCACGCGGACGACACCGGGGAATTTGGGGACGCGACTATGGAGAGCCTGGTGGAACTGGTTCAGTGGCTGGTGGACTACTTCAAGCTGGACCGAGACCAGGTCATTCGGCACTACGACGTGACGGGCAAAGAGTGCCCCCTCTGGTACGTCCAACACCCGGAGGACTGGGAGACCTTTTTGGACAGGATCGACTTCTCCCACGAAAATAAATGA
- the hbd gene encoding 3-hydroxybutyryl-CoA dehydrogenase — MKKVVVIGGGTMGLDIAQVFARNGMDVVVRDISDALIQGSEARLNKGLDKLVVKGKLDEAGKAAITGHITFTTDINLAADADLVVEAAVENLEVKKLIFAELDTICKPETILASNTSSISITAIASATKREDRFVGMHFFNPATVMKLVEVIRGAKTSDETYQTVHDLSVQIGKEPVEVSEAPGFVVNKVLVPMINEGIDLVYTGVASAEGVDKAMKLGANHPMGPLELGDLIGLDVCLAIMDTLFAETHDPKYRASLLLRKMVRAGYLGRKTGKGFYDYQR; from the coding sequence ATGAAAAAGGTCGTAGTCATCGGCGGCGGCACCATGGGTCTCGATATCGCGCAGGTCTTTGCCCGCAACGGGATGGACGTTGTGGTCCGCGACATCTCCGACGCCCTCATCCAGGGCTCTGAGGCCCGGCTCAACAAGGGGCTGGACAAGCTGGTCGTCAAGGGCAAGCTGGACGAGGCCGGCAAGGCCGCAATTACTGGGCACATCACCTTTACCACCGACATCAACCTGGCCGCCGACGCGGACCTCGTGGTCGAGGCTGCCGTGGAGAACCTGGAGGTCAAGAAGCTCATCTTCGCCGAGCTTGACACCATTTGTAAGCCCGAGACCATCCTGGCCTCCAACACCTCCTCCATCTCCATCACCGCCATTGCCTCAGCCACCAAGCGGGAAGACCGTTTCGTGGGCATGCACTTCTTCAACCCCGCCACCGTCATGAAACTGGTGGAGGTTATCCGCGGCGCCAAGACCTCCGACGAGACCTATCAGACCGTCCACGACCTCTCCGTGCAGATCGGCAAGGAGCCCGTTGAGGTGAGCGAGGCCCCCGGCTTTGTGGTCAACAAGGTGCTGGTGCCCATGATCAACGAGGGCATCGACCTGGTGTACACCGGCGTCGCCAGCGCGGAGGGTGTGGATAAGGCCATGAAACTGGGCGCCAACCACCCCATGGGCCCCCTGGAGCTGGGCGACCTCATCGGCCTGGACGTATGCCTTGCCATCATGGACACCCTCTTTGCCGAGACCCATGACCCCAAATACCGCGCCAGCCTGCTGCTCCGCAAGATGGTCCGCGCCGGATACCTGGGCCGCAAGACCGGCAAAGGTTTTTACGATTACCAGCGCTGA
- a CDS encoding hypothetical protein (Evidence 5 : No homology to any previously reported sequences), which yields MLKSYLLHVGMAELADALDLGGVTLVNCFTLLAEQRILGILLEGSLDSAEDNREGSFTLQSILGSIKQKSNRGLRCSYALVAKLVYAIDLGSILARGRGSSPLERTKD from the coding sequence ATGCTAAAATCATATTTGTTGCACGTAGGTATGGCGGAATTGGCAGACGCGCTGGATTTAGGTGGTGTCACCTTAGTGAACTGTTTTACCCTCTTGGCAGAACAGCGAATCTTAGGTATACTACTTGAAGGAAGTCTTGATAGCGCAGAGGACAACCGCGAAGGCAGTTTTACTCTTCAATCAATTTTAGGCTCTATAAAGCAAAAAAGCAACCGGGGTCTCCGGTGCTCATACGCGCTCGTGGCGAAATTGGTATACGCGATAGATTTAGGTTCTATTCTCGCGAGAGGTAGGGGTTCGAGTCCCCTCGAGCGTACCAAAGATTGA
- a CDS encoding conserved membrane hypothetical protein (Evidence 4 : Homologs of previously reported genes of unknown function): MVATIINVLLVLAGSLLGLFLRNRLSTRFASAVTTVLGLCVLGIGVSGMITTANTLCVIICMVLGTIIGEGLNIEKRMDGLGEALRRKLVKGDGNSRFVEGFVSASVLFCVGAMAINGSMEAGMLGKYDILISKGVIDGVTSITFAAAMGLGVAFSAIPLFLYQGGLTLLFAAVGSIIPDPVVLEMSAVGGTIIVAIAINMLGLSKEKLRVGNMLPAIFLPILYLPLADFISGLMK, encoded by the coding sequence ATGGTGGCAACGATCATCAACGTTCTTCTGGTCCTGGCAGGCAGCCTGCTGGGGCTTTTTCTCCGCAATCGGCTCAGCACACGCTTTGCCTCCGCGGTCACGACGGTGCTGGGCTTGTGCGTCCTGGGCATCGGCGTCTCGGGGATGATCACCACCGCAAACACGCTCTGCGTCATCATCTGCATGGTGCTGGGCACCATCATCGGCGAGGGACTCAACATCGAAAAGCGTATGGACGGTCTTGGCGAGGCTCTGCGCCGCAAGCTGGTGAAGGGGGACGGGAACAGCCGTTTCGTGGAAGGATTCGTCTCCGCGTCTGTCCTCTTCTGCGTGGGGGCCATGGCCATCAATGGCAGCATGGAGGCCGGCATGTTGGGCAAGTACGACATCCTTATCTCCAAGGGCGTCATCGACGGCGTGACCAGCATCACCTTTGCCGCGGCCATGGGCCTGGGCGTGGCCTTCTCCGCCATTCCGCTCTTCCTCTACCAGGGCGGGCTAACCCTCCTCTTTGCCGCCGTGGGGAGTATCATCCCCGATCCGGTCGTGTTGGAGATGAGTGCGGTGGGCGGCACCATCATCGTCGCCATTGCCATCAATATGCTGGGCCTCTCCAAGGAAAAGCTCCGCGTCGGTAATATGCTGCCGGCAATCTTCCTGCCGATTTTGTATCTCCCTCTGGCGGATTTCATTTCTGGCCTTATGAAATAG
- a CDS encoding putative pyridoxal kinase (Evidence 3 : Function proposed based on presence of conserved amino acid motif, structural feature or limited homology), with protein MKRAPKVAVVHDMCGFGRCSMTVALPVLAAMGGQCCPVPTAYLSAHTGFPATDRAVFHDLTEQIPGVTSHWEELGVELDAIYSGFLGSAQQVDHLLSFVARFRREGTFVLVDPVMGDHGKPYRTCTPDLRARLAELAAQADAITPNLTEAALLLGEAYRESPDAATLRAWLERLSLGGRRSVVITGISTTPEELGAACIERASGRTFFAMARREKGSYPGTGDLFASVLLGAILRGEDLQSAAAAAVDFVSKSVHRTLALGTPVLEGVQFEGQLGELMK; from the coding sequence ATGAAGAGAGCGCCTAAGGTGGCGGTGGTGCACGACATGTGTGGGTTCGGGCGATGCTCCATGACGGTGGCGCTGCCCGTGCTGGCGGCGATGGGCGGGCAGTGCTGTCCGGTGCCCACGGCTTATCTATCGGCCCACACCGGCTTTCCTGCCACCGACCGAGCCGTCTTTCACGACCTGACGGAGCAGATCCCCGGCGTCACCTCTCACTGGGAGGAGCTGGGCGTAGAGCTGGACGCTATTTATTCCGGGTTCCTTGGCTCGGCGCAGCAGGTGGACCATCTCCTCTCCTTTGTGGCCCGTTTCCGGAGGGAGGGGACCTTTGTCCTGGTGGACCCTGTTATGGGGGACCACGGGAAGCCCTACCGAACCTGCACGCCCGACCTGCGCGCCCGTCTGGCGGAACTGGCCGCTCAGGCCGACGCGATCACCCCCAACCTGACCGAGGCGGCCCTCCTGCTGGGGGAGGCATACCGGGAGAGTCCAGATGCCGCCACACTCCGCGCCTGGCTGGAACGGCTTTCCCTGGGCGGGAGGCGCTCGGTGGTCATCACCGGGATATCCACCACTCCGGAGGAGCTGGGAGCGGCCTGCATCGAGCGGGCGAGCGGGCGTACCTTCTTTGCTATGGCGCGGCGGGAGAAGGGGAGTTACCCCGGCACGGGAGACCTCTTTGCCAGTGTCCTGTTGGGTGCAATCCTACGGGGAGAGGACCTGCAGTCTGCCGCAGCGGCCGCCGTGGACTTCGTGAGCAAAAGCGTCCACCGCACCCTGGCCCTGGGCACCCCCGTCCTGGAGGGCGTGCAGTTTGAAGGACAGCTTGGAGAATTGATGAAATAG
- the bcd gene encoding Acyl-CoA dehydrogenase, short-chain specific, with amino-acid sequence MDFNLSKEQLMLQKMYRDFAQNEVKPLAKEVDEDERFPEENVRKMAKLGMLGIYFPKAYGGAGADVLSYVMAVEEMSKVCGTTGVIISAHTSLCAAPIFENGTEEQKAKYLPKLCTGEWIGAFGLTEPGAGTDAQGQQTTAVLEGDEWVLNGSKIFITNAGFANVFIIIAVTGIITDKRGRPTKEISAFIVERTDPGFSVGKHEKKMGIRGSSTCELIMEDCRIPADRLLGKKGKGFGLAMKTLDGGRIGIAAQALGIAEGAIDETVAYTAERTQFGKRISQFQNTQFELAELHARTEAAKWLVYAAAMKKQNHEPYSADAAMAKLIAAETASDVTRRCLQLFGGYGYTREYPMERMMRDAKITEIYEGTSEVQKMVIAGALGVK; translated from the coding sequence ATGGATTTTAATCTGTCTAAAGAGCAGCTCATGCTCCAGAAGATGTACCGTGACTTTGCGCAAAACGAGGTCAAGCCCCTGGCCAAAGAGGTAGACGAGGACGAGCGTTTCCCAGAGGAGAACGTCCGTAAGATGGCCAAGCTCGGCATGCTGGGTATCTATTTCCCCAAGGCGTACGGCGGCGCGGGCGCCGACGTGCTCAGCTATGTCATGGCCGTGGAAGAGATGAGCAAGGTCTGCGGCACCACCGGCGTCATCATCTCGGCTCACACCTCCCTCTGCGCAGCCCCCATTTTTGAAAACGGCACCGAGGAGCAGAAGGCCAAGTATCTGCCCAAGCTCTGCACCGGCGAGTGGATCGGCGCCTTCGGCTTGACTGAGCCCGGCGCGGGCACCGACGCCCAGGGCCAGCAGACCACCGCCGTCCTGGAGGGCGACGAGTGGGTCCTCAACGGCTCCAAGATTTTCATTACCAACGCGGGCTTCGCTAACGTCTTCATCATCATTGCCGTCACCGGCATCATCACTGACAAGCGGGGCCGCCCCACCAAGGAGATCTCCGCGTTTATCGTGGAGCGCACCGACCCCGGGTTCTCTGTGGGCAAGCACGAGAAGAAGATGGGTATCCGTGGCTCCTCCACCTGTGAGCTCATCATGGAGGACTGCCGCATCCCCGCCGACCGGCTCCTGGGCAAGAAAGGTAAGGGCTTTGGCCTCGCCATGAAGACACTGGACGGTGGCCGTATCGGCATCGCGGCCCAGGCTCTGGGCATCGCCGAGGGCGCCATCGATGAGACCGTTGCCTACACCGCCGAGCGCACTCAGTTCGGTAAGCGCATCTCCCAGTTCCAGAATACCCAGTTCGAACTGGCCGAGCTCCATGCCCGCACCGAGGCCGCCAAGTGGCTGGTCTACGCAGCGGCAATGAAGAAGCAGAACCACGAGCCCTACTCCGCCGACGCGGCTATGGCAAAGCTCATCGCCGCCGAGACAGCCAGCGACGTGACGCGCCGCTGCCTCCAGCTCTTCGGTGGGTACGGGTACACCCGCGAGTACCCCATGGAGCGCATGATGCGCGACGCCAAGATCACCGAGATCTACGAGGGCACCAGCGAGGTCCAGAAGATGGTCATCGCCGGCGCGCTCGGTGTGAAATAA